One Branchiostoma floridae strain S238N-H82 chromosome 1, Bfl_VNyyK, whole genome shotgun sequence genomic region harbors:
- the LOC118422644 gene encoding death effector domain-containing protein-like — translation MASETNCCDQESCLSNYTLHDMFRIVGDQMTDRDLRVLNFLFTDILGEEQRFKIETGLDFFLALEKLNRCDETNFKQILHLLRIITRHDLNHYVQQRRRKTVNPDPVDKYLEDTSPRTYTITGTGQSKLCSPGKQTTLPSSICSYKPQEPADMGPSGKRKARGTGGGVQKKVCMMRGGRKVEYEEVEEPKEREKFTCDIRLRVRAEFCQHDTALQGNIFSNKPSELERQFERFSQANTILKSRDLGAIICDIKFSELTYLDAFWRDYINGSLLEALKGVFITDSLKQAVGHEAIKLLVNVDEDDYEAGRVKLLMNLTQ, via the exons ATGGCGTCGGAGACGAACTGCTGCGATCAGGAAAGCTGTCTTTCCAACTACACCCTACACGACATGTTCCGCATTGTTGGCGACCAAATGACTGATAGGGACCTTAGAGTACTCAACTTTTTGTTCACAGACATTCTGGGTGAAGAGCAACGGTTCAAAATCGAAACTGGACTCGACTTTTTCTTGGCTCTGGAGAAACTGAATCGTTGCGACGAGACCAACTTCAAGCAGATTCTGCACCTCTTGCGGATCATTACCAGACACGACCTCAACCATTATGTACAACAGCGTAGGAGAAAGACAG TAAATCCAGATCCAGTAGACAAGTACCTGGAAGACACATCCCCACGAACATACACCATCACAGGGACGGGCCAGTCCAAACTGTGCAGTCCTGGCAAACAGACAACCCTCCCATCTTCAATATGCAGCTATAAACCACAGGAGCCAGCAGACATGGGACCAAGTGGGAAGAGAAAGGCCAGAGGAACAGGAGGAGGGGTGCAGAAGAAGGTGTGCATGATGCGGGGAGGGAGGAAGGTGGAGTATGAAGAAGTGGAAGAACCCAAGGAAAGAGAAAAGTTCACATGTG ACATCCGGTTGCGTGTCCGCGCGGAGTTCTGTCAGCACGACACGGCGCTACAGGGGAACATCTTCTCCAACAAGCCCTCGGAGCTGGAGCGGCAGTTCGAGCGCTTCAGCCAGGCCAACACCATCCTCAAGTCCCGCGATCTCGGAGCCATCATATGCGATATTAAGTTCTCAGAACTGACCTATCTTGATGCATTTTGGCGCGACTACATAAACGGGTCACTATTGGAAGCTTTGAAAGGAGTTTTCATTACTGACTCACTCAAGCAAGCTGTGGGTCACGAGGCAATAAAGTTATTAGTCAATGTAGATGAGGATGATTATGAGGCTGGAAGGGTTAAGCTGTTGATGAACCTTACACAGTGA